DNA sequence from the Oceanipulchritudo coccoides genome:
GACACAATGAAACCTCCATTTACTAACACCCCGCCGCGCGGATCAAGCTTTGAAGGGAATTTTGCCACAAAAGACCACTCTTGCCTCTCCAGCAAGCAGGGACACACTCCCTGATATGAGTTCTGTATCCTGTCCGCTCACAATTGAGCGTCGCGTTGAGTTCTCCCAGACAGACGCGGCGGGAATTATCCATTTCTCCAACTATTTCAAGCTGATGGAAGCCGCCGAGGCGGAATTATTCCGTGAATTGGGGCTTTCCCTGCTTTGGCAGGAAGGAGACAATTTTTTCGGCTTTCCGCGGGTAGACTGCCAATGCCGGTTCCGGAGACCGCTCAAATTCGACGAGCAGGTACGTGTGGAATTGGAAATTGAGGAGATCGACTCGGCGAGAATCCATTACCGGTTCGTTTTCCTGAATGCAAAAGGCCGCCGCTGTGCAACTGGCACCATGGTCACTGCCTGTGCGAAAAAGGCCCATGATGGCGAACTCGAGGGGATCGACCTGCCCCGGAATATCCGTGAAGCCCTCTTAAATTGGAAAAATCAAGCGAGTTGAAGCGCTGAACCTTGCATTTTTCGGAGAGCTCCCATTACTGGGTCCCATAGCGATAAATCGCGAATACCAACGAGCAAATGTCCCCCGCCATCAAGATCACTAAAGAGGAAATCAACGACCTGCCCCTTAACGCATACGAGGGTCCGATTACCATCGTCGACGACGATGAGAAACTGGCCAAGGCGCTGAAAGAACTGCGTAAGGAAAAGATCCTCGGCTTCGATACGGAGTCCCGACCATCTTTCAAGAAGGGCCAGAATTATCCGGCTTCCCTGATCCAATTGGGCGGGGAACATCATATCTGGCTCTTTCAGATCAGTAACTTTGCCAGTCTTGATGCCCTCTGGGAAATCCTTGCTGATGAAGAAATCATCAAAGCCGGGGTCGCCATTGCCGATGACATCAAGAAGCTTCAGGAACTGCAGGATTTTACTCCGGGAGGATTTGTCGAGATCGCCACCTTGAGCACGCAAGCTGGTATCCTCAACACCGGTCTGCGAAGCCTTGCCGCCCTGCTTCTGGGTTTTCGCATCTCAAAGCGCGCCCAGGTTTCCAATTGGGCCAAGAATACGCTCACCGATATTCAGATCCAATACGCGGCAACCGATGCCTGGGTCAGTCGGGAGCTCTACCTGCATATGCAACAGTTGAGCCAGCGGGCGGCTGCCAGGGCAAAGACCGCTTCCAGTTGAGATAGCTACTGGCCATGTGGTACCTGCTCGCCGTTTCGATTCTCTGGGGCTTCTCCTTTGGGCTGGTCAAGTCAGAATTCTCAGACCTCAGCGGGGCTACTCTCGCCTGCACAAGGCTCCTGATCGCCCTCCCTTGCTTTATTCCTTTTCTCAAGCGGCCTTACCTCCGCTGGACGCAGCCCAATATCAGGCTGATCTTCACCGGCGCAGTCCAGTATGGACTGATGTATGTCGCCCTCTTCAACGCCTTCACATGGCTGACTGGATATGAGGTCGCCCTTCTGACTATTTTCACGCCCTTGTACGTTGTACTTGCCCATGCTGTAGTGAAAAGACAACTACCCCCGGGATGGTTCTGGTGGACTTCAATCCTTGCCGTCATGGGTGCGCTGTGGATTTTCCAGCCGCAGGCCATTCCGGCAAAATGGCCCGGAATCCTCCTCATGCAGTTGGCCAACCTCTGTTTTGCCTCGGGCCAGATTGCCTGGCGACAAATCCGTGCAAAGCAGCCAACTGCACGCGACACCGACGGATATGCCCTTCTTTATCTGGGGGGCGTACTCGCTGCCCTGCCTTTTGCTCTTCTCCAGAATCCCGTACATGAGCTGGCCCAGCTATCGGGATCCCAATGGGGTGCTTTGCTCTACCTCGGGGCAATTGCTTCCGGACTCGGCTTTTTCCTCTGGAATGCCGGGGCGGCACGCGTCAACCCAGCCACCCTGGCCGTCTTCAACAACCTCAAGATTCCTGTGGCCATCCTGATTTCCATCAACCTCTTCCGGGAACAGGCCAATCTGGCCAGCCTGCTTCCCGGACTGGCTATATTGTTGATCGCCCTTGGCTGGGCCGAATGGGCCAGCCGTCGACAAGCTACCAAGAGTAGCTGAGCGTTGCCCGCCCTTCCCGTCCCGGTCCAGGCGTACCGGGGATCGGCTGGAACTTCTCGTCGGTCAAGTTGTCCAATCGAACAACGAGCCGCCAGTCTTTGTGGAAAAAGTTATCCCAATCTGCCTGCAGGTGCAGGCGAAAGGCCTCATCCCCCCCAGCGCGCAGAGCGTTTGAAGGATGCTCCCGGTATTCCACTTCGGCACGCACCGAGAGCCCCTTGAATAATTCCTTCTCCGCTGAAGCCAGCAGGCGATGACGGGCATAATTCAAGGCATAGAAGCTGGCTGGATCGACCAGGTTACTCGCGTAGGTGGATTCCTTGTCCAGATAGGCGTAACCCAGATCAAGACGCGTCGTCCCGGCACTCCAGCTCAGCCAGGCCTCGATGCCCTCCACGGTAATATCCACAGGGGCCGCCTGACGGGCATTCGGGGAGGCTGATGAAAAGACCCAATCGACCAGATTGGAATCCCTGCGCTGGAACAGGACCAGCTTACCCGCAATATTTCCCTGCTGTGCATGAAAGCCGGCCTCAATCGTTTCCGCATGTTCCCTTCCTAGATCAGGATTGCCCCCGAACAGGCCACTCGGTCCGGAATTCAGGACGGTGTAACCCGGAACCTGACTACTCTCTGAATATTCAGCGTACAAAGTCCATGAACCGTCTTCCAGTGATCCACTTAATCGAGCGCCCGCTTGAGGAGAGCCGACTGTGGAGTCTTGGTCACTGCTTTCAATCCCCATGCCACCGTAAAGGGTCAGTTCCCCAAAATCTGTCCCAATCCGTCGCTGCCCCAAAAGGGCCAACTCCCCGTATTCACGCTTTGAAAAACTGCCATTGACGAGGCTTGTACTGCTTATCAGGTCATCCTTGACGAGGGTCCACCGGTAAATGAAATCCACCACGGCAGTCGAAAAGGCCCCGTCGCCCTGCAGGCTGAATACTTCCGTCTCGTGCTCGAAGAACTTGTTCGGGGCGCTCCGGTTGAATTCGTAATCATCGTCCAGCATGCGCCAGTATCCACCTATCCGGTGAAAGCTTCGGTCACCACGGGTCTCATACTGCCAGCCAACGAGGCTTACTTGATAATGGTCCGTTTCATTCAGGCTGGAAATCCCAGTATACATGCTCGGCCAACCATAAAACTTGTCCACGTACCCTCCAAATATCCGCAAGGTGCCTGATCCCAATTTCCACTCGATCCTGCCACTGACCCGGGTCAGGTCAAAATCCCCGAACTGGACACTGCCATCACCAGATTCACGGCCAACCGCCAGTTGCAGACCCGTCCTTTCATCCAGTTCCTCGCTCACCACGGCCGAAAGGCCCCATTGGTTGTCTGATCCAAGACTGAAACTCAGCCGTCCCCCCGGTTCAATGGCGGCCCAGCTCCAGTCAATGCTACCGGCCGTCGAGTTGAAACCGTTCAGCGCGTTATTCACCCCGGTATACAGTTGCGCCCCACTGAAAAAAGCCGGATCCAGGGGGATTTCCGAAAAGTAGTGCCCCGTCTGGGGATCAAAAAGGGACAGGCCACCAACCATGAGGCCGGTTCCTTCAAAAATTCCTCCGCGGATGGAGATGTCGTTCTGATAGCGCGAACCGCCGCGGCTTTGCAGATCCACCCGGACTTCCCGTTCCATGCGTTCGCTCAGCTGGCCAACAACCTGATCCGGGCCAGCAAGGCTTGAACCGGCATAAACCGGAAATGCGGTCAGCTCCACCACTGGATCACTCCACGCCACAGCCTGAGTCATCAGCACCAATGCTATGAGAAAACCCTTTGTCTCAGGGCTTGTCCTTTTCCAATTTTCCATGCCCCACATCCGATGGATATTGGGCTGGTTGGCAATTGTTAATTAGAATTATTTCTTAGTTAACAATTATCCACGAGGAATCTTAATTTCCCGGCGGAGATAGGTCGGAATATCGAGGTCATCTCCCTCGTAAATGTTACGGCCGGTTTTTTCGAAGACGCCGCGGTTGTCTTCCGGACGGGGAAAAGCAAATTCCTCCTGCTGTTTCCGGCCGATATCCGGAGGGAGACTGAGCTCGAGCTCGGGAGCGGGACGTTTCAAGGGCGGAGCCACCGGCTCATTCGGAGGAATGCTGGCGGACGGAACAGGGTCGTACCCTTTTACAGAGGGGACCCGCCGGAGTGTCCCCATGACGGTAATGCGGAGCTGATTATAGAAGCTGCCATCGATCGAGGCCCCCATGACAATGGAATTGCGGCAACCAAACTTCTCTGAAACAGCATCCATGACCTTGTTGACCATCGCCATTGTCAGGTCGGGCCCACCGGTCAGGTTCACAATCAGCTGATCGGTGTCCTTCACAAAACCTGAATCGGGCAGATGCAAAAGGGGGCAATTGAGAAGGTCGTCGAGAGCCTGCTCCACGAGATCGTCCCCTTTGCCATAGCCCGTGCCGAAAAGCGTTTTGCCGCCTGGTTGAGCAAGCGCGCTTTGCAGGGTGGAAAAGTCGACGTTGATGAGCCCAGTATTGAAGAGCATCGACCAGATCGAGTGCACCCCGAGTTTGATCCACTTGTCAGCCATGGCAAACGCCTCCATCAAGGTGGCAGAATCATCGACTTGCTTGAAAATCAAATCGTTGGGAAGGGAAATCACCGCATGACAACTTTTCTGAAGGGTTTCCAAGGCGTTTCGGGCGCGTTCACCGCGGGCATTGCCTTCGCGCTGGAAGGGCATGGCGACAAAAGCAATTACAAGGGCGCCCTCCTCGGCGGCAAGATCGGCCAGCACGGGGGCGGCCCCGCTCCCGGTTCCACCCCCTAATCCGGAAAGGATGAAGACAAGATCGACCCCTTTAATGAGGCGCTGCAGGAATTCCCGGTCCGCCTCGGCCGCCATGCGCCCTTTTTCCACCGAGCCACCGGAGCTCTTGCCCAATGTGACCGTCTTGCCAAGGAGGAAGGACTCCTCGACCGGTGAGGAAGAAAGAACCTGGCTGTCGGTATCAACAACCGTCAGGTGGACTTGTTCAAGATCCTCCAGCTTGATGCGGTCAACGGCATTTGTTCCAGCTCCGCCAACACCAATAATTTTGATTCGCAAGCCTCCGTCCGGCAACTGGTCGTCGACGAGCGGGTCCTGTTCGGGAAAAAATCCGGGTTGTTCCATAGTTCGGCCTGGTTTGGGGTTATCCAAAAAATCCTGTCATTTTCTTGAGCCACTTGGTCTGTGGCTTGGCGCCTTTGTCGCGCTCTTCCGCCTGTTGGTCATGCAGGGCATTGTAGAGGAGTCCAAGCACGGTGGCATATTCAGGCTGCCGCAGCTCCTCATGTTGCACCCAGGAGGGACTTGTCCCAAGACTGACCGGAACATCGAGGGTGAGCTCAGCCAGTTCAGCAATCTGGGCCGTTTTTGAAACACCACCCGTCAGGATCACACCCCCCGGAAGATTTTTTCGCGTGAGGGCGCTGCCGAGTTTGTTTTTGAGGATGATAAACAATTCCTCAAGGCGTGCATGCGTAATCTTGTTGATGGAAAGTTGCGAATGAAAGCTGTCCCCGATGCTCAAGTCACCAACCAGTGGAACTTTCTGGGTCCGGTCTTCTTTCTGGATAATTGCCTTGGCAGAGCGCTTCTTCAATCCTTCCGCCAACTTGCTTTTTACCCGGAGCCCGAGACTGAGATCATTGGTTACATGGTCGCCACCGACGGGAATGACACCTGTCTGAACAGCCCGCCGTCCACGATAAAGTACGTAATCAGTCGTCCCTTTGCCGATATCAACGACAAGGACGCCCATGCGTTTCTCCTCCTCCGTTGCAAGCAAGGTTCCGGAGGCCAAGGCCGACACGACAATGTCATTCACATCAAGTCCAAAGCCGTTGATTACATTGATGCTGTCCTTGACCTGACGCTCGTCAGCAACGACATGCCAGTATTGAACTTCAAGGTGTGACCCACTGCGCCCCAGGGGATTGTCCACCGGCGTCCCGTCGAGGAGAAAGCCATTGCGGATATGGTGAATATACACTTCACCCGGTTCAAGGGCCTTGTTTCTGGCGTTTTCGACTGCTCGCAGGATATCGTTACGGGAAACCAAATTCTCACTGCTGCTGATACTCGTTGCTCCCGGATGCCGGAATCCCCACAAATGGCTCCCGGTAAGGGATAAATAGACATGCTCAATCTGGGTTCCAGCGGATCGTTCAGCGGCAAGAATGGCGGCATGTGTACAATCGCTGACGCTCCGGATATCCATGATCTGGCCCTTCTTCATCCCCACATTCGTGGATTGGCCGCGACCGATGATGTTCATCATTCTGCCTTCCGACATTTCCGCCACCAGGACGACCACCTTTGAAGTTCCTATTTCAATTGCTCCGACTATTTTTGACCGACTCATGTCCTTTATCGTTCCCGTTTCAGATATTTATTTGTAGCGGATAATAGCTTCTTCCCCGTAAGACAAGTCAATGAAGACCGGTTGTCCCATTTGGTAGCGTTGTGTATGTTCAAGAATTCCCGCCAGCCGCTCGATTTGCTCCTCGATGCCGTTTACAGAAAAGACCAATTCCTCGATGTGGGCGCTCTTGATCCTCACCAAAGATGGGCGATAACCGTCCTCCGTATTCCAATCGCCAAGGTCGACGACGCGCCAATGCCGGGAGACTGCAGGAAGCGTTTCCTTCGCGTACTCAAGCAGGCGCGCGACGGATTCAATTCCCTCTACCGGCATGTATCCGTCACCTTTCCGACGAATTTTCAATCCCGTTGCACCGGGTAATCCGCGAAGGGCATCAGTCGGATATCCAAATCCACGATACAACGACCCGTCACGGGCCAGGAGAAGAACGAGAGGCTCACCGTTTTCATCGCGAATGCGGATACGCAGGATGGGGTTTCGCTCGGAAACCTCCACTGTCATGGTTGATGGAAGGGCGACGGCTACCACGGCCGAAGCAATCTGCCCAGAAGCTTCCAACTCCTCCTTGATCTGGCCCACATCAATCTGTCGGGCATCCTCCTGCAGCTCATCAGCGAATTTCTCGATGAACCATTGCTCACTCAAAACACCATCAGACTTGAAGACGAGATCCACCGAAAGGGGCACTCCCTGAATAGTGGCAGTTTGGGAAACCGTGAAAAAATACCGGATACCCAGAACACCGACAACGATTGCCGCCAAGAGCAGGACCGCCAAGGCGGCTCGGAAAATAATCACCAGTTGGCGCTGCCTGGAGGCCTTGGTTTTGTTGGTACGCCGGGTTCCTTGCTGGATTTTCCTCCATGAGGTGCCTTGGGGCTTTTTCTGACGGGCCATCAATCGCTCCTCCTTCCCTGTTTTCGATCAAGGGCAAACCCAATCCATTCAAGAACAAGTGATTCAAAAGTGAACCCAAGACAGCTGGCTGATTTTGGTAGTAGGCTGGTCGGTGTCATTCCAGGGAGCGTATTGATTTCAAGAAAAAGGAGTTCGCCGTTTCCCCCAAGCCGGAAATCCACACGGGCAAGATCGCGGCAACCGCAGGCATGGAATAACCGTGCTGACCAATCCTCCAGGCGAACTCTCTGGGCATCCTCGATTTCTGCGGGCACCTCATAACGGCTAAGCCCGGAGGTGTATTTATGTTCGTAATCGTATAATCCCCCATCCGGAAAAACCGCTACCACGCCAAGGGGTTTTCCATTCAGGATACCAATGGTCAGGTCGTGACCCTCAAGGAAACTTTCCGCAAGGTAATCGCGACTGGAAAGTTCATCAGCAAGGGATTCAAAACCGGATTTATCATGGACCAGATGCAATCCAACACTGCTGCCATCCAGTCGCGGCTTGATGATCATTTTTTGTCCCAGTCGGGCTGCTAGATTTTCAAATGGCACAGGTTCGCCCGGGAGGAGAAGAAAATCCTCCGCAACGGGAATTCCAATGCGGGCCGCAACAGCCTTGCAGGCAAACTTGTCAAAGCAGAGGGCGCTGGATGCCATGTCGCATCCCGCATACGCAAATCCGGCATCCTCGAGCATCGCACTCAGGCAACCGTCTTCACCGAAGGCTCCATGCACCAGGGGAAGGACCAGATGGCGAGTGGGGTCCAGTGAATCCGGAAGCGTATTGGCAGATAAATCAAACAGGTCGCAGGATAGACCAAGGCCGGTGATTGCCGCTTCAACTGATTGACCGGAAACGAGTGATACCTCACGCTCTGTTCCCGTACCACCGCAGAGCACGGCAATTCGTAATCCGGC
Encoded proteins:
- a CDS encoding 3'-5' exonuclease — encoded protein: MSPAIKITKEEINDLPLNAYEGPITIVDDDEKLAKALKELRKEKILGFDTESRPSFKKGQNYPASLIQLGGEHHIWLFQISNFASLDALWEILADEEIIKAGVAIADDIKKLQELQDFTPGGFVEIATLSTQAGILNTGLRSLAALLLGFRISKRAQVSNWAKNTLTDIQIQYAATDAWVSRELYLHMQQLSQRAAARAKTASS
- a CDS encoding cell division protein FtsZ, with the protein product MEQPGFFPEQDPLVDDQLPDGGLRIKIIGVGGAGTNAVDRIKLEDLEQVHLTVVDTDSQVLSSSPVEESFLLGKTVTLGKSSGGSVEKGRMAAEADREFLQRLIKGVDLVFILSGLGGGTGSGAAPVLADLAAEEGALVIAFVAMPFQREGNARGERARNALETLQKSCHAVISLPNDLIFKQVDDSATLMEAFAMADKWIKLGVHSIWSMLFNTGLINVDFSTLQSALAQPGGKTLFGTGYGKGDDLVEQALDDLLNCPLLHLPDSGFVKDTDQLIVNLTGGPDLTMAMVNKVMDAVSEKFGCRNSIVMGASIDGSFYNQLRITVMGTLRRVPSVKGYDPVPSASIPPNEPVAPPLKRPAPELELSLPPDIGRKQQEEFAFPRPEDNRGVFEKTGRNIYEGDDLDIPTYLRREIKIPRG
- the ftsA gene encoding cell division protein FtsA — translated: MSRSKIVGAIEIGTSKVVVLVAEMSEGRMMNIIGRGQSTNVGMKKGQIMDIRSVSDCTHAAILAAERSAGTQIEHVYLSLTGSHLWGFRHPGATSISSSENLVSRNDILRAVENARNKALEPGEVYIHHIRNGFLLDGTPVDNPLGRSGSHLEVQYWHVVADERQVKDSINVINGFGLDVNDIVVSALASGTLLATEEEKRMGVLVVDIGKGTTDYVLYRGRRAVQTGVIPVGGDHVTNDLSLGLRVKSKLAEGLKKRSAKAIIQKEDRTQKVPLVGDLSIGDSFHSQLSINKITHARLEELFIILKNKLGSALTRKNLPGGVILTGGVSKTAQIAELAELTLDVPVSLGTSPSWVQHEELRQPEYATVLGLLYNALHDQQAEERDKGAKPQTKWLKKMTGFFG
- a CDS encoding cell division protein FtsQ/DivIB, with the translated sequence MARQKKPQGTSWRKIQQGTRRTNKTKASRQRQLVIIFRAALAVLLLAAIVVGVLGIRYFFTVSQTATIQGVPLSVDLVFKSDGVLSEQWFIEKFADELQEDARQIDVGQIKEELEASGQIASAVVAVALPSTMTVEVSERNPILRIRIRDENGEPLVLLLARDGSLYRGFGYPTDALRGLPGATGLKIRRKGDGYMPVEGIESVARLLEYAKETLPAVSRHWRVVDLGDWNTEDGYRPSLVRIKSAHIEELVFSVNGIEEQIERLAGILEHTQRYQMGQPVFIDLSYGEEAIIRYK
- a CDS encoding D-alanine--D-alanine ligase family protein; its protein translation is MDRKASIETAGLRIAVLCGGTGTEREVSLVSGQSVEAAITGLGLSCDLFDLSANTLPDSLDPTRHLVLPLVHGAFGEDGCLSAMLEDAGFAYAGCDMASSALCFDKFACKAVAARIGIPVAEDFLLLPGEPVPFENLAARLGQKMIIKPRLDGSSVGLHLVHDKSGFESLADELSSRDYLAESFLEGHDLTIGILNGKPLGVVAVFPDGGLYDYEHKYTSGLSRYEVPAEIEDAQRVRLEDWSARLFHACGCRDLARVDFRLGGNGELLFLEINTLPGMTPTSLLPKSASCLGFTFESLVLEWIGFALDRKQGRRSD
- a CDS encoding acyl-CoA thioesterase; translation: MSSVSCPLTIERRVEFSQTDAAGIIHFSNYFKLMEAAEAELFRELGLSLLWQEGDNFFGFPRVDCQCRFRRPLKFDEQVRVELEIEEIDSARIHYRFVFLNAKGRRCATGTMVTACAKKAHDGELEGIDLPRNIREALLNWKNQAS
- a CDS encoding EamA family transporter; translation: MWYLLAVSILWGFSFGLVKSEFSDLSGATLACTRLLIALPCFIPFLKRPYLRWTQPNIRLIFTGAVQYGLMYVALFNAFTWLTGYEVALLTIFTPLYVVLAHAVVKRQLPPGWFWWTSILAVMGALWIFQPQAIPAKWPGILLMQLANLCFASGQIAWRQIRAKQPTARDTDGYALLYLGGVLAALPFALLQNPVHELAQLSGSQWGALLYLGAIASGLGFFLWNAGAARVNPATLAVFNNLKIPVAILISINLFREQANLASLLPGLAILLIALGWAEWASRRQATKSS
- a CDS encoding TonB-dependent receptor domain-containing protein — its product is MENWKRTSPETKGFLIALVLMTQAVAWSDPVVELTAFPVYAGSSLAGPDQVVGQLSERMEREVRVDLQSRGGSRYQNDISIRGGIFEGTGLMVGGLSLFDPQTGHYFSEIPLDPAFFSGAQLYTGVNNALNGFNSTAGSIDWSWAAIEPGGRLSFSLGSDNQWGLSAVVSEELDERTGLQLAVGRESGDGSVQFGDFDLTRVSGRIEWKLGSGTLRIFGGYVDKFYGWPSMYTGISSLNETDHYQVSLVGWQYETRGDRSFHRIGGYWRMLDDDYEFNRSAPNKFFEHETEVFSLQGDGAFSTAVVDFIYRWTLVKDDLISSTSLVNGSFSKREYGELALLGQRRIGTDFGELTLYGGMGIESSDQDSTVGSPQAGARLSGSLEDGSWTLYAEYSESSQVPGYTVLNSGPSGLFGGNPDLGREHAETIEAGFHAQQGNIAGKLVLFQRRDSNLVDWVFSSASPNARQAAPVDITVEGIEAWLSWSAGTTRLDLGYAYLDKESTYASNLVDPASFYALNYARHRLLASAEKELFKGLSVRAEVEYREHPSNALRAGGDEAFRLHLQADWDNFFHKDWRLVVRLDNLTDEKFQPIPGTPGPGREGRATLSYSW